The following are from one region of the Gemmatimonadaceae bacterium genome:
- the bla gene encoding class A beta-lactamase, translated as MSVTRDPWAMPAPRLSRRVALSALVSVLATACGAARAAAAAPDWRITRLRSLEQTARGRLGAYILDTATGTGVGWRANERFAHCSSFKLSLAAMLLRGADEGMVDLSEVLHWEPSDMLSVSPVTAANISSGLSVEALARATLVTSDNTAANVLMRRFGGPAALTAFWRTLGDQVSRMDRYEPALNDRPAGSDLDTTTPVAMARTTTALVTGNVLSVPRRATLRAWMTDVRTGSQRIRAGFPPDWQSGDKTGTGIGNARHTYVDIAYGAPAGRAPIVVTAYFEPARLVDPMDPVALETLAEVGRIAAAGLLRSPPR; from the coding sequence ATGAGCGTCACGCGCGATCCGTGGGCGATGCCCGCGCCTCGCCTCAGTCGCCGGGTTGCATTGTCGGCACTCGTCTCGGTACTCGCGACAGCGTGTGGTGCCGCGCGCGCCGCCGCGGCCGCGCCGGACTGGCGCATCACGAGGCTGCGCTCACTGGAACAGACGGCCCGCGGCCGGCTCGGCGCCTACATCCTCGACACGGCCACCGGCACCGGCGTGGGCTGGCGAGCGAACGAACGCTTCGCGCATTGCAGCTCGTTCAAGCTGTCGCTGGCTGCCATGCTGCTGCGCGGTGCAGACGAGGGCATGGTGGACCTCAGCGAGGTGCTGCACTGGGAGCCGAGCGACATGCTGAGCGTGAGTCCCGTGACGGCGGCGAACATCAGCAGTGGCCTGAGCGTCGAGGCGCTCGCGCGCGCAACGCTGGTGACGAGCGACAACACGGCAGCGAATGTGCTCATGCGGCGATTCGGCGGCCCGGCGGCACTCACCGCATTCTGGCGCACGCTGGGCGACCAGGTCAGTCGGATGGATCGATACGAACCGGCGCTGAACGACCGACCTGCCGGCTCGGACCTCGACACGACGACGCCTGTCGCGATGGCAAGGACCACGACCGCACTCGTAACGGGCAACGTGCTGTCGGTACCACGTCGGGCGACGCTGCGTGCGTGGATGACCGACGTGCGCACTGGTTCGCAGCGGATCAGGGCAGGGTTCCCACCGGACTGGCAGTCCGGTGACAAGACGGGCACGGGCATCGGCAATGCGCGGCACACGTATGTCGACATCGCGTACGGCGCGCCAGCAGGTCGTGCGCCGATCGTGGTGACGGCGTACTTCGAGCCTGCGCGACTGGTCGATCCGATGGATCCGGTGGCGTTGGAGACGCTGGCGGAGGTGGGGCGGATTGCGGCGGCCGGCCTGCTCCGGTCGCCTCCACGGTAG
- a CDS encoding SGNH/GDSL hydrolase family protein gives MKGPKKRSKSGRKRKNQADALLASTIQGGEQAGTEVLLVRARVARRRQKAARLTRTRNVAAIQAGRLAIPERTRSMLSLSARTGTLMAEGDSWFDYPMHDVLSMLEDDYGYNVESVAHRGDRIEDMAYSGGQAEAFARRLEKLLRANEVPRAILLSGGGNDIAGDQFSLLLNHAASPLPATNDDIVRGVIDVRMRDAYAHMISGLTTITKGYLDVPLPIVVHGYAHPVPDGRGFMGGWSLLPGPWLRPGFVSKGHVDQSLNTKVTATLIDRFNNMMETLVSLPAFNHVHFVDLRTELRNDGGYREHWANELHPTKAGFKLVTAKLAARVASL, from the coding sequence ATGAAAGGTCCTAAGAAACGCTCGAAGAGTGGCCGCAAGCGCAAGAACCAGGCAGATGCCTTGCTTGCCTCCACCATTCAGGGCGGCGAGCAAGCCGGTACAGAGGTACTACTGGTGCGCGCCCGGGTTGCGCGTCGTCGCCAGAAGGCTGCGAGGCTGACACGGACTCGAAACGTGGCAGCGATACAGGCCGGCAGACTGGCGATTCCTGAGCGCACACGTTCAATGTTGAGCCTGTCCGCTCGAACCGGCACGCTGATGGCCGAGGGCGATTCATGGTTCGACTATCCCATGCACGACGTCCTGAGCATGCTCGAGGACGACTACGGGTACAACGTCGAGTCGGTTGCGCACCGGGGTGACCGGATCGAAGACATGGCGTACTCCGGCGGACAGGCTGAAGCTTTCGCTCGCAGATTGGAGAAGCTGCTACGAGCCAACGAGGTCCCCAGGGCCATTCTGCTGTCTGGCGGCGGAAACGACATCGCGGGGGACCAGTTCTCTCTCCTGCTCAACCATGCCGCATCACCTCTGCCCGCTACCAATGACGACATCGTGCGCGGTGTGATCGATGTCCGCATGCGTGATGCGTATGCGCACATGATCAGCGGTCTGACGACCATCACCAAGGGATATCTAGACGTCCCCCTGCCCATCGTCGTTCACGGCTACGCGCACCCGGTTCCCGATGGACGCGGGTTCATGGGAGGGTGGTCGCTGCTGCCCGGGCCGTGGCTGCGCCCTGGATTTGTGAGCAAGGGTCACGTGGATCAGTCGCTGAACACGAAAGTCACCGCGACCCTCATCGATCGCTTCAACAACATGATGGAGACACTGGTCTCGCTTCCCGCTTTCAACCATGTGCACTTCGTCGACCTTCGGACTGAGCTGCGCAATGATGGCGGATACCGCGAGCACTGGGCCAACGAGCTTCATCCAACGAAGGCCGGGTTCAAACTGGTCACGGCAAAGCTCGCAGCGCGCGTTGCAAGTCTGTAG
- a CDS encoding S8 family serine peptidase, translating into MAWHVVAVKLNAVRKTVAKAIDTQDGTLNRLIESGKADAVFPAAGRGRAAVEKAQQARPSTRARQTAEPTLPLPDAYVIDVTTDAETRELLEQLGEDPTVDFAFVAPPRFVLTAHRGSGAQSTKGTGAQPSRWGVSAINLDKARQQAGFSDVCEVVVGIIDSGLDSSHPDLAGSKATYVPRSARSKDTSGHGTHVTGIVAAVPAGPLGMKGVCKPTLRVYQALDPYSPALYYRTLREALETCDIVNLSLGGPHDPVEEQIIARSLDTTVVVAAMGNEYEEGNETSYPAAIEGVIAVGAVDQNLRRGQFSNTGPHIALCAPGVEIWSTVPSYRAKLAAQVNYDTWDGTSMAAPFVTGVVALLLAKEPELVPSQVRNRLKTRYCLGQTQFCEEFGAGIIDAEATLR; encoded by the coding sequence ATGGCGTGGCACGTCGTGGCAGTCAAATTGAACGCAGTCCGGAAGACCGTGGCAAAGGCTATTGACACCCAGGACGGCACGCTGAATCGCCTGATTGAATCCGGGAAGGCGGACGCGGTGTTTCCGGCAGCAGGCCGCGGTCGGGCGGCGGTGGAGAAGGCACAGCAGGCGCGTCCATCGACGCGCGCTCGACAGACTGCCGAGCCGACCCTCCCACTGCCGGACGCTTATGTCATCGACGTGACGACCGATGCGGAAACGCGAGAGTTACTGGAGCAGCTCGGAGAGGATCCGACTGTCGACTTTGCCTTCGTCGCCCCGCCCCGGTTCGTCCTGACCGCGCACCGCGGAAGCGGTGCACAGTCCACGAAGGGGACTGGGGCTCAGCCAAGCAGATGGGGCGTCTCGGCGATCAATCTCGACAAAGCGCGGCAGCAGGCCGGATTCAGTGACGTCTGTGAGGTCGTCGTTGGCATCATTGACTCTGGCTTAGACAGTTCCCATCCAGACCTTGCTGGGAGCAAGGCCACCTATGTCCCCCGGTCAGCACGGTCCAAGGACACGTCTGGACACGGAACGCATGTGACGGGTATTGTGGCGGCCGTGCCCGCAGGGCCGTTGGGGATGAAGGGCGTCTGCAAGCCGACGCTCAGGGTGTATCAGGCGCTGGACCCATATTCCCCAGCGCTCTACTACCGCACGCTCCGAGAGGCGCTCGAGACGTGCGATATTGTGAACCTGAGCCTAGGCGGGCCGCACGATCCCGTCGAGGAGCAGATAATTGCTCGCTCTCTCGACACCACGGTCGTGGTTGCTGCGATGGGCAACGAGTACGAGGAGGGCAACGAGACTTCGTATCCTGCTGCCATAGAGGGAGTTATAGCCGTCGGAGCGGTGGACCAGAATCTTCGCCGCGGTCAATTCAGCAACACTGGACCACATATTGCGCTCTGTGCGCCTGGGGTGGAAATCTGGTCGACTGTCCCATCGTACCGAGCGAAACTGGCGGCACAGGTGAATTATGATACTTGGGACGGGACCTCGATGGCGGCCCCTTTTGTAACAGGGGTGGTGGCGCTGCTTCTGGCCAAGGAGCCGGAGCTGGTGCCATCGCAAGTTCGAAATCGTCTCAAGACACGGTACTGTTTGGGGCAGACACAGTTCTGCGAAGAGTTCGGGGCAGGCATCATCGACGCCGAAGCGACACTCCGCTAG
- a CDS encoding 5'-nucleotidase → MFDLSESDAVFKEQGEEEYRKYQEAHLRDPLPRGPAFSFVRRLLSLNDLAVGTPASPLVEVILLSRNDPDTGLRVMQSMQHYQLDVTRAVFTQGRTPYEFIAPLHIALFLSGDAAGVREAVEKGHPAGHVMASEAVDDPADTGLRIAFDFDGVLASDESERVYQAGDITAFHGYEQAQAGTHHQPGPLKEFLVRISRIQRLEEERRRNDASYQIRLRVSIVTARNAPSHERAVQTLKSWGVMVNDAVFLGGVEKGPVLGVLKPHIYFDDQVGHIQSAARYVRSVHVPYGISNVVAPASSKDVSDVASPMSPVKRSALRKTAGKAATKKSPATKNRSVAAGAKRPSRKG, encoded by the coding sequence GTGTTCGACCTCTCGGAGTCCGACGCGGTGTTCAAGGAGCAGGGCGAGGAGGAGTATCGCAAGTATCAGGAGGCCCACTTGCGAGACCCGCTCCCGAGGGGGCCAGCCTTCTCCTTCGTCAGGCGCTTGCTGTCGCTCAATGACCTTGCCGTGGGAACGCCAGCGTCGCCGCTCGTCGAAGTCATCCTGCTCTCGCGCAACGATCCCGATACGGGGCTTCGCGTGATGCAATCGATGCAGCACTACCAACTCGACGTCACGCGCGCCGTCTTCACACAGGGTCGAACCCCGTACGAGTTCATCGCTCCGCTGCACATCGCCTTGTTCCTCAGTGGCGACGCCGCGGGCGTGCGCGAGGCGGTCGAAAAGGGGCATCCTGCCGGACATGTGATGGCGTCAGAGGCAGTCGATGACCCCGCAGACACCGGGCTCCGGATCGCATTCGACTTCGACGGTGTCCTGGCGAGCGACGAGTCGGAGCGCGTATATCAGGCAGGAGACATCACAGCTTTTCACGGCTACGAGCAGGCGCAAGCTGGCACGCACCATCAGCCCGGCCCACTGAAGGAGTTCCTTGTGAGAATCTCCAGAATTCAGCGTCTCGAGGAAGAACGACGCCGCAACGACGCTTCGTACCAGATCCGCCTGCGCGTCTCCATCGTCACGGCCCGGAACGCGCCATCCCATGAACGCGCGGTGCAAACGCTGAAGAGCTGGGGGGTCATGGTCAACGACGCGGTGTTCCTCGGCGGCGTCGAAAAAGGGCCTGTCCTCGGAGTTTTGAAGCCGCACATCTACTTCGATGATCAAGTCGGCCACATACAATCTGCCGCGCGATACGTTCGATCTGTTCACGTACCGTACGGCATCTCGAACGTCGTTGCTCCGGCCAGCAGCAAGGATGTCAGCGATGTCGCTTCGCCGATGTCTCCGGTGAAGCGTTCCGCCCTGAGAAAGACCGCTGGGAAGGCTGCGACCAAGAAGAGTCCAGCGACGAAGAATCGATCTGTCGCTGCAGGCGCTAAGCGCCCCTCTCGCAAGGGCTGA
- the yqeK gene encoding bis(5'-nucleosyl)-tetraphosphatase (symmetrical) YqeK, translating into MTYPPPLHPYIREPLGTGTLRDRSGAFLRANGHAETATHCDRVAVEARRLARRFDLDPDAADAAGLLHDISAVIPNAERLQVAEALGLAILDAERELPMIVHQRLSGVMAQELFGVNDPATLSAIGCHTTLKRDASALDRVVFVADKISWDQFGDPPYLKEIVVAVEQSLEAGAYCYLEYLFERRTDLEVVHPWAWDAYTQLRESREHWGP; encoded by the coding sequence ATGACATATCCGCCTCCGCTCCACCCCTACATCCGCGAACCCCTCGGCACCGGTACCCTCCGCGACCGATCCGGCGCCTTCCTGCGCGCCAACGGCCATGCGGAGACGGCCACGCACTGCGACCGCGTCGCCGTCGAGGCCCGGCGCCTCGCACGACGATTCGACCTCGACCCCGACGCAGCCGACGCCGCTGGCCTGCTCCACGACATCAGTGCCGTCATCCCGAACGCCGAACGCTTGCAGGTGGCCGAAGCGCTCGGCCTCGCGATCCTCGACGCCGAGCGTGAACTGCCGATGATCGTGCACCAGCGACTCTCCGGGGTGATGGCCCAGGAACTCTTCGGCGTGAACGACCCGGCCACACTCTCCGCGATCGGCTGCCACACCACCCTCAAGCGTGATGCCAGCGCGCTGGACCGCGTCGTCTTCGTCGCCGACAAGATCAGCTGGGACCAGTTCGGCGATCCGCCGTACCTGAAGGAGATCGTGGTGGCGGTGGAGCAGTCACTCGAGGCCGGGGCGTACTGCTACCTGGAGTACTTGTTCGAGCGCAGAACGGACCTCGAGGTCGTCCATCCGTGGGCATGGGATGCGTACACGCAGCTGCGCGAATCGCGGGAGCACTGGGGACCATGA